DNA sequence from the Paenibacillus azoreducens genome:
TGAAACCATTGATTGGCGCGAACAGCGTTTTGATGCCATGTTCTCCAACATTCCCTTTCATAACATTCGCATCCATGATCGCCGCTACAGCAGCAGCCACTACATTCACGATTACTTTTTTATCCGTTCGCTGGACTTGCTCAAGCCTGGAGGCATCTTGGCTTTTATCGTCAGCAAAGGTACTATGGACAAACAAGACTCCAGTGTACGGCAGATCCTGGCACAGAAAGCGGAATTAATCGGGATGGTTCGCTTGCCGAATACTACCTTTCAATCGCTGGCCGGAGCTACAGTCACAACAGATATTGTATTTCTACAAAAACGGGAGTCCTCGCTCCCCCTCACTCAAGAAGACATGCCGGAATGGATTGAAATTGGTGAAACGGCTGACGGCGTGCCTGTCAATCGCTATTACCTGTCTCATCCTGAAATGCTGCTCGGACAAATGAAATGGGATCGTGGCATGTACGGTGCAGAGAAAACCAGCGCATGTATTCCACATGAGGAACAGCCTCTGCTTCACTCCTTGGAGAAAGCACTTGGTACATTGCAAGCTCGCTTTCCTGACTTGCCAGAGCAAGTTACTCAAGAAAGCAACACCCGCTCCCCCCTCCTGCTGGATGAGGAAGAGGAGCCAATTCGAAAAGCGCCGCCTGGCACAAAAAACTTTACGTTTATTGTCGAACAGGAACGCATCTATTACTGTGAAAATGGTATTCTTCTCCCCCAAGACATCAAAGGCAGGAAGGCAGAGCGTATCAAAGGCTTATGCGCCATACGCGCGGCGCTTTTGGATGTAATTGAAATCCAATCCCGTGAATACGGTTATGAAGCAGAGGAACTGAAGCAAGCCCAGTCCAGGCTGAATCACATCTATGACCGCTTTGCTCATCAATATGGAGCTATTAACGAACGGGCCAATACTTCTGCTTTTACCGACGATGACCAACTGCCGCTGTTGCGCTCCATTGAAGATTTCACAGAAGATAAAACCTGGACAAAAGCCGCTATTTTCAGTCGTCCGACTATTCGAGTCAACGCCTTGCCGGAGCATACGGATGATCCGCTGGAAGCATTGCAAATTTGTCTGAACCACCGGCTGCGCATCGAACTGCCGTATATCGCCCATCTCTGCGGTAAAACAACGGATGAAGTGCGGGAGGCGCTTGGTGAACGCATTTTCCAAAACCCGCAAGCCTATACAGGAGATGTAGATGAAGGCTGGGAGCTGGACGAAGAATACTTGTCCGGCAACGTCAAAGACAAGCTCGCCTATGCTACGCTCAAAGCACAGGAGTACCCGGATGTATTTCAGCGCAATGTCGCTGCACTTACTCGTGTCCAACCTGCTCCACTGCTGCCGGGAGACATCGACTTCCGTATCGGCAGTCCCTGGATTCCAGTTAAAGTATATCGGGCATTTATGTATGAAACGTTTGGCACGGCTCAAATCATGCAGGATTCGCAGACCATTGATGTAGACTATCTCGAATACACCAATACGTGGCGCGTATCCGGCAAACCCCTGGAAAGAGGCTCGATTAAAGTTAACCAAACCTTCGGCACAGGGCGAGCCAACGCTTATGAGATTTTTGAAAGCAGCCTGAATCTGCAAAGCATTACCGTGCGTGATCCGTTCACTTATCTGGATGCGAACGGCAATGAGCAGATCAAGTATGTGGTCAATGCCAAAGAAACGATGATTGCCCGTGCCAAGCAGCAGCAGATGAAAGAAGCATTTGCCTCCTGGCTCTTTCAGGACAAGGAACGAGCCGATGCACTGCTCTCCATTTACAACGACAGATTCAATACGATTCGTCCCCGCACGTATGACGGCGATCATCTGGTGTTTCAGGGAATGAATCAGGAAATGAGCCTGCGCAAGCATCAACGGGATGTGACAGCCCGTATTATTTATTCCGGTACAGCGCTTATGGCTCATGAAGTCGGAGCCGGCAAAACGGCGGCGATGATCGCTGCAGGCATGTATTTAAGGCGTATTGGTGCGGTTCACAAGCCACTATACTGCGTACCCAATCACTTGACCGAGCAGTGGGCCAACGAATTTTTGCGCTTCTTCCCCTCTGCCAATGTGTTAGTGACCACGAAAAAGGATTTTAGCTTGGCTAACCGTCAGCGCTTCGTTTCCAAAATTGCCATGGGCAATTACGATGCCGTTATTATTGGTCATTCGCAATTCGAGAAAATCCCCATCTCCCGTGAGCGGCAGGAACAGCTCCTGCAAGATGAAATCCGCAACGTCTCCCGCATGATTAACCAGATGAAAAAAGAAAAAGGCGACAACTGGAGCATCAAGCAAATGGTTGTGTTTGAAAACAACCTGAAATCCCGCTTGGAACACCTGATGAATGAAAGTAAAAAAGACGACCTGCTCACCTTTGAACAACTTGGCGTGGATATGTTATTTGTCGATGAAGCCCATGCCTACAAAAACTGCTTCACCTTTACCAAAATGCGCAATGTTGCTGGGATCGGCAAATCAAGCAGCCAACGGGCTATCGATATGCTGCTCAAATGCCAATACTTGCAGGAGATGAACCAAGGACGTGGGGTCGTTTTTGCTACCGGCACACCCATTAGTAACAGCATGTCCGAGATGTACGTCATGCAGCGTTTTCTCCAACCTCACTTGCTGCAAAAGCTGGGACTAAACTTTTTCGATAATTGGGCTGCAACGTTTGGCGAGGTTGTTTCTTCCCTGGAGATTACACCCGAAGGCAGCGGCTATCGCATGAAATCCCGTTTTGCCAAGTTTCACAATTTGCCGGAGCTGATGAGCATGTTCCGTCTCGTTGCCGATATTCAAACCGCCGATATGCTCAAGCTCCCGGTTCCACTGCTGGAGGGAGATAAAGCCAGCGTCATCGTCAGTGACCGCTCCCCCTATCAAGAGCAGATGATGGATGAGTTCGTTGAACGAGCCGAAAAAATTCGGAACAATGAAGTCGATGCCAAAGAAGACAACATGCTCAAGCTGACTCATGAAGCCAAGCTCATGTCGATTGACCCGCGCCTGGTACATGAAGATGCTCCCGTTGATCCAATGTCCAAGCTGAATCTTTGCATTAATAACGTATTTGATATTTGGCAGGAAACACAGGCGAATCGACTTACTCAGGTTATATTCAGCGACAGCGGCACTCCAAAGTCAGGGCAGTTTAATGTGTATGATGAAATGAAATCCCAATTAGTTCTTCGCGGTATCCCGGAGCAGGAAATCGCCTTTATTCATGATGTAAATACGGACGCTGCACGGGAGGCTTTGTTCGAACAGGTGCGCCGCGGCGAAATCCGAATCCTGCTAGGCTCCACGCAAAAAATGGGAACCGGGACGAATATACAGACGAAGCTCATCGCTGCCCATCATATCGACTGTCCGTGGCGTCCTTCCGACATCATTCAACGGGATGGCCGCATTCTGCGGCAAGGCAACCAAAATGAAACGGTGCGGATTTTCCGCTACGTGACCAAAGGAACCTTCGACTCTTATTTGTGGCAAATCCAGGAGCAAAAGCTGCGCTACATCTCGCAAGTCATGACTGGCAGAAGCATTTCCCGCTCCTGTCAGGATGCCGATGAAACGGTACTGTCTGCGGCTGAAGTGAAGGCTGTTGCTGTGGGCAACCCGATGCTGGCGGAGAAGATGGAAGTGGACAATGAAGTCATCCGCCTCAAGCTGCTCAAAACAAACTGGCATAACGAGCAAGTCATGCTGGAACGGCAGCTCAGTCAGCATTATCCGCGAGTGCTGGCTTCCTGTGCGGAAAAGCTAGAGCAATATCAAGCAGATTGGAAGCTCGCTGAACAGCACCGACTCCAGGACTTTTCAATCACCTTGGATGGCACAGTTTATGATGAGCGTCCTCAAGCAGGAGAAGTTCTGCTTCTCTTATCCAAAGTCACTCAACTGGAGCATCAGGCTGTAAAGGTAGGACAATTCAAAGGATTCGACATTCTGCTGTCCCGCTCCGGTTTTGAGCATGTACAACTTCGAGGAACGGCGACCTACACGGTTGAGCTTGGAGATTCAGCTCTAGGCAATATCAGCAGGCTGGAAAATTTACTGGAGAAAATTCCTGCCAAGATTGAGGCAACCAAACAGCAGCAACAAGATACCCTCCACCAGATCGAGACCGCGAAGAAAGAAATCGGGAAGCCCTTTGAATTTGAAGATCGGCTAAGTCAATTTGTAGTGCGGCAGTCTGAGATTAACTCGGCGCTGGAGTTTAAGGAGTTACAGGGGCAAGAAATACTGAACGAGGAATCCGATGAAGAATTATTAACGGAATCAAGTCTAAACTGGAATGAGGATCATGAAAAAGAATAGAGGTTGTGGTTTAAGCTTAGAACCAAACTTGCCTGTTCCACTTTATCTTCAATTTATTAGTTCAACCCGATATAATAAAAAGTACAAACCGCACGTTACGCGGCAAAAGGAGCAATGGAATCATGAAGGCAAAGTACCATATGACGGCAGAACAAAACATTTTTGTAGCCAAGCGAAACATCATTGATTATATCTGGAAGAGTGCCAAACTGGAGGGCTTCGCCGTTACCTATCCTGATACAGAAGCCATCTTTAATGGATTAAGCGTTCCTGGCATCAAGGTAAATGAAATTGTTGGCGTAAACAACTTGAAACATGCTTGGCAATTCATCTTGGGGAATCTCGATTATCCAATTGACTTGACCTATATCTGCAAAATCAACCAGTTGGTTGGAGGAGATAACCTGATTGTTCAAGCGGGTTATTTACGAAAAGTTCCCGTTTCTATTGGCGGTACAACATGGCGTCCCGACATGCCTGATGAAGACCAAATCAAAGATGAACTTGCCAAGATACTGGATATCGAAAGTCCTACAGACCGAGCCATTACCTTAATGCTGTATCTGATGAGAAAACAAATGTTCTTGGACGGAAACAAACGGACTGCGATGCTCTCCGGCAATCAGGTAATGATTGCATCAGGTAGCGGGATTATTTCGATTCCTATTGAACATCAACGTACCTTTACTGGCTTATTGGTACATTATTATGAAACAAATGATATGGAAGAAATAAAACAATTTGTATATGATTTTTGTATTGACGGCATTCAGTTTGACCCGATTCAAGAGCAAGATGAGCCTGATCTCGAACGTTAACAGCCCAAAGAGCCGCATTCACACCATTGATGCAGCTCTTTTTCGTTTCCTCCCATCACTATAGGGCAATGCAGGAGCAAGCAGTAATGGATGAATCGGAAGATGAGCAACAACCGGAAGACTTGGGAGATAGAAAGTAATGGAACACTAACCCATGATAAAAAAGAAAAACCGCTCCAAAGGAACGGATTTAGTAGGCTTGCTTGCGCCAATCTTCAATTATAAATGTGTCAAAATTTATTTTTTCTTACTATATACCGCCTTTTGAAGTTTCACTAAGGCTCGTTTTTCCGTCTGTGACACATCTGTCAAGCTAATTTTAAGTTCCGTAGCAATATCTTGGTATGTCCGCTTTATTCCTGATGGTTCAAGTCCAAATCTTTTTATTATGATTTCCTTCTCATGAGTATCCAAGATATCAATATATTTATAAAGTTCTTTTTTATAAAATATATCAACCGTATCCTCTGAGCTATGCCCTGACTCATCAATATAAGTATTTGGGCTTCTTTCTTCTATCAAATCTAAGTCATAGCTAGGTTGGGTACTTTGCTTCTTTCTTGAACGTAGGTACATTAATATTTCATTTTCAATGCATCGCGAAGCAAAAGTGGAAAACTTCACCCCTTTTATAGGATTAAAATTTTCAAGAGCTTTAATAAGACCAACCGTTCCTATAGAAACTAAATCGTCAAAATCCTCATCCGTATGTTCAAATTTTTTTGCTATATATCCTACTAACCTCAAATTGTTTTCTAGCAGTACATTTCGTGCTAAATTACTTCCTTCAGCTACCCTCTCCAAAGATTCTTGAATCTCAGAAGGCTGAGAGTATGGAAAATTATTATAGTTAAATTCTTTAATTGATTCTTCTTCCTCTTCTTTGTTTCCATGGTTTGGTACATCTTCTGAGATATTATTTGGCTTCTTATGATTAGAAACTAATTCAAAATTATATTCACTCAAAATTTTCTCTAAAAAAATTTCGAGATTCGTCATATTCACGCCTACGTATTCTATTCCCGGGGAAAGCAGTTTAAACATAGCGGAATCATTAAAAAAAATAGTAAATACGTTATATTCCTGAATATATGGCAGAATAACCACAATATCAATCTGAATTGATTTAAGAAGAAATGGGTTATCGACATTACCAAATAGCCTTATTTGCTTATTCATTGATCTGTAAAAATTTTTCATAGAAGATTGAATAATAGTAAGAATCGATTTAATTGGTTCTTCTGAAATGATTTTTTCATTTAAATTGTATATTTCTAAAGGGATTGAATCGGGCAACTCACTTCACCACACATTCCTATAATTTTACAGTATACTATAATTTCAAAGAATATTTGATTGGTAAGTGATCTGAATACCTCTCTTTATCAGGGATCATTTCTTCATTTAACAGACTTTCATGTAAGGTACCAGTAAGTACATCAAAGGAATTGGTGTAATTTGAGATTAAATCGGGACGTATAAGAACCTGATCAAAAACAGCCCAGTAATTAACATACGTTTCCTTATTAACTGGAACATAATGAATAGTTCCAGGTGGGTTTCCCTTCCTGTGCGGTCAAATCATTTGAATATATGCTCCATGAAGGATTAAAGAAATACCGCTTATTGGACTTTGTCCTTAAAGCTGTTCTTTTACAATGAGTAGCCTTTAATGACAATTCACTAACCATTCCTTTGTCAAAAGGATTCATATTAAAATCACCAATGATAATTGTCTTCTCGACCTTGTAGATGCGTTCTATAGCCTCAATCAATCCAAATTGTTCAGTCGCACAAACATATCTGTCATTCACATCGGGATACGATGCTGGAGAGTCTAAATGAACGCCCACAATCATAATATGCTGCCCATCCATTTTATAAATCAATATTGTAAACCGCTGATCTTCCCTTAGATAAACTACATTTGAAGTAATTATTTTATCGTAGACTGCGACCCGGACATTCCCCTTCAGTTGAGTCCGAGAGGTATATCCATGTTGGAAAAGAAGTCGCTCTACCGACCTTCTACTTTGTTGAGTGGTTTCGCTAAGTATTAACACCTCAGGAACGTTATGCTCCATTATTAAATCGCAAACTGTTTGACTCAGTTCCTTTTTTTGTAGATTCCAAAACAGAAGTGTAAGAAAAGCTTGAGCTCTTCGCTTCATTATCTCTGTTCTTTTCTGGCAATAATTCAGGCCAGTTCATAACATCACCTTCAATTGTTTAATTAATTATC
Encoded proteins:
- a CDS encoding SNF2-related protein — encoded protein: MSLRKHQRDVTARIIYSGTALMAHEVGAGKTAAMIAAGMYLRRIGAVHKPLYCVPNHLTEQWANEFLRFFPSANVLVTTKKDFSLANRQRFVSKIAMGNYDAVIIGHSQFEKIPISRERQEQLLQDEIRNVSRMINQMKKEKGDNWSIKQMVVFENNLKSRLEHLMNESKKDDLLTFEQLGVDMLFVDEAHAYKNCFTFTKMRNVAGIGKSSSQRAIDMLLKCQYLQEMNQGRGVVFATGTPISNSMSEMYVMQRFLQPHLLQKLGLNFFDNWAATFGEVVSSLEITPEGSGYRMKSRFAKFHNLPELMSMFRLVADIQTADMLKLPVPLLEGDKASVIVSDRSPYQEQMMDEFVERAEKIRNNEVDAKEDNMLKLTHEAKLMSIDPRLVHEDAPVDPMSKLNLCINNVFDIWQETQANRLTQVIFSDSGTPKSGQFNVYDEMKSQLVLRGIPEQEIAFIHDVNTDAAREALFEQVRRGEIRILLGSTQKMGTGTNIQTKLIAAHHIDCPWRPSDIIQRDGRILRQGNQNETVRIFRYVTKGTFDSYLWQIQEQKLRYISQVMTGRSISRSCQDADETVLSAAEVKAVAVGNPMLAEKMEVDNEVIRLKLLKTNWHNEQVMLERQLSQHYPRVLASCAEKLEQYQADWKLAEQHRLQDFSITLDGTVYDERPQAGEVLLLLSKVTQLEHQAVKVGQFKGFDILLSRSGFEHVQLRGTATYTVELGDSALGNISRLENLLEKIPAKIEATKQQQQDTLHQIETAKKEIGKPFEFEDRLSQFVVRQSEINSALEFKELQGQEILNEESDEELLTESSLNWNEDHEKE
- a CDS encoding Fic family protein, whose amino-acid sequence is MKAKYHMTAEQNIFVAKRNIIDYIWKSAKLEGFAVTYPDTEAIFNGLSVPGIKVNEIVGVNNLKHAWQFILGNLDYPIDLTYICKINQLVGGDNLIVQAGYLRKVPVSIGGTTWRPDMPDEDQIKDELAKILDIESPTDRAITLMLYLMRKQMFLDGNKRTAMLSGNQVMIASGSGIISIPIEHQRTFTGLLVHYYETNDMEEIKQFVYDFCIDGIQFDPIQEQDEPDLER
- a CDS encoding sigma-70 family RNA polymerase sigma factor — encoded protein: MPDSIPLEIYNLNEKIISEEPIKSILTIIQSSMKNFYRSMNKQIRLFGNVDNPFLLKSIQIDIVVILPYIQEYNVFTIFFNDSAMFKLLSPGIEYVGVNMTNLEIFLEKILSEYNFELVSNHKKPNNISEDVPNHGNKEEEEESIKEFNYNNFPYSQPSEIQESLERVAEGSNLARNVLLENNLRLVGYIAKKFEHTDEDFDDLVSIGTVGLIKALENFNPIKGVKFSTFASRCIENEILMYLRSRKKQSTQPSYDLDLIEERSPNTYIDESGHSSEDTVDIFYKKELYKYIDILDTHEKEIIIKRFGLEPSGIKRTYQDIATELKISLTDVSQTEKRALVKLQKAVYSKKK